In Chryseobacterium gotjawalense, the following are encoded in one genomic region:
- a CDS encoding T9SS type A sorting domain-containing protein: MKKILFFFLFSSFCFGQNWSISFAERSSLINVFNSTHGENWSIKWDLTKDPKFWYGIKIKKGNVSEINLRGNALKGNFPVAVSGLSKLEKLDLSSNQLSGEISTAVSGLTTLTRLDISNNRFSGDPTAALLPLSQLQEMSLGNNTFVFADIETFLQNFQDVEILDLAHIGLNAVPQKISTLTKLKSLNLSNNSISQKFNYLSTLITLKELNLSGNQLTKIPTELSTLNQLNSLDLSNNTISPNFTAALAQLENLEWLSFAGNQMMNFPAQLSQLTQLIHLNFSDNKISGGFENLAGLQNLEQIYLDKNLISGTFPSALLQLKKLQMLSLNNNQLSGEIPETIPALTFIDNNRFTKQDIRTFLLKNKSLADFSYSPQRYDEAKTVFAGIGNAAALPQSLSGNDYQYSWFKNLDQKTLLNSEKYFISNVAKEDFTDYTCEAYFFEVLPKELMEISFFREPVTLAIELSTAEVKTDLTVFPNPAKDFINIKTTKLEIEKVFIFDLSGKLIITDKSKRIDISLLPSATYIISIKTSDGLKSFKFIKL, translated from the coding sequence GTGAAAAAAATTCTATTCTTTTTTCTTTTCTCCAGCTTTTGCTTTGGACAAAACTGGAGTATTTCTTTTGCTGAAAGATCGTCGCTGATCAACGTGTTTAACAGTACTCACGGCGAAAACTGGAGTATAAAATGGGATTTAACCAAAGATCCTAAATTTTGGTACGGCATTAAAATCAAAAAAGGAAACGTAAGCGAAATTAATCTTCGTGGAAATGCCTTGAAAGGAAATTTCCCGGTTGCGGTTTCGGGTTTATCAAAACTCGAGAAACTCGATCTGAGTTCTAATCAATTATCTGGCGAAATTTCTACGGCGGTTTCAGGATTAACTACTTTAACCCGTCTGGATATAAGCAATAACCGTTTTTCCGGGGATCCGACTGCGGCTCTTTTACCACTTTCGCAACTTCAGGAAATGTCACTCGGAAACAATACATTTGTTTTTGCAGATATCGAAACGTTCCTGCAAAATTTTCAGGATGTGGAAATTCTGGATTTAGCACATATTGGTTTAAACGCAGTTCCACAAAAGATTTCCACTTTAACGAAGCTCAAATCTTTGAATTTAAGCAACAATTCGATTTCTCAAAAATTCAATTATCTTTCAACATTAATCACTTTAAAAGAATTAAATCTTTCAGGAAATCAGTTAACGAAAATACCCACAGAATTATCCACGCTTAATCAATTAAACAGTCTGGATTTAAGCAACAATACCATCTCACCTAATTTCACCGCGGCTTTAGCGCAATTAGAAAATTTAGAATGGTTGTCTTTTGCAGGAAACCAGATGATGAATTTCCCAGCGCAACTTTCACAATTAACACAGTTAATTCATTTGAATTTCTCTGATAATAAAATTTCGGGCGGATTCGAAAATTTAGCAGGTTTGCAAAACTTAGAACAGATTTATCTGGATAAAAATCTTATTTCGGGCACATTCCCAAGTGCGCTTCTTCAGTTAAAAAAACTGCAAATGCTGTCGCTCAATAACAATCAGCTGTCGGGTGAAATACCGGAAACTATTCCCGCACTCACTTTTATAGACAACAACCGATTTACAAAGCAGGATATCAGAACATTTTTATTGAAAAATAAATCACTGGCAGATTTCAGCTATTCACCACAAAGATATGACGAGGCGAAAACTGTTTTTGCAGGCATTGGAAATGCAGCGGCTTTACCGCAATCGCTTTCAGGAAATGATTACCAATATTCCTGGTTTAAAAACTTAGATCAGAAAACTCTGCTTAATTCAGAAAAATATTTCATTAGCAATGTTGCAAAGGAAGATTTTACGGATTATACTTGCGAAGCCTATTTTTTCGAAGTCCTTCCAAAAGAACTGATGGAAATTTCTTTCTTTCGGGAACCAGTCACTTTGGCAATAGAACTGTCCACCGCCGAAGTTAAAACAGATTTAACCGTTTTCCCGAATCCGGCGAAAGATTTCATTAACATCAAAACCACCAAGCTCGAAATTGAAAAAGTATTTATTTTTGATTTAAGCGGAAAATTAATTATAACTGACAAATCGAAAAGAATCGACATCAGCCTTTTACCATCGGCAACTTATATCATTTCAATTAAAACTTCTGATGGCTTGAAATCGTTTAAATTCATTAAACTTTAA
- a CDS encoding polyphosphate kinase 2 family protein, protein MDLDFTDNFIVNGKFSLKDFPTEYEGKLSKDAAKKMLAKEKEKLRELQERLYSDGSKSILIVLQAMDAAGKDSLIKHVFGGVNPQGCTVTSFKTPNDKEYAHDFLWRHYIALPEKGKIGIFNRSHYESVLVCKVHPEYNLSEKVWKSVDDFDNEFWENRYRSIRNFEKTLAENGTTIIKIFLNVSQKEQKKRFLERIDNPTKNWKFAAGDLPERALWNNYMSAYEEAINETSKDYAPWYVLPADHKWFTRVAAIQIIIDAMEKMNLQYPTLSENQTTELADAKKQMKSE, encoded by the coding sequence ATGGATTTAGATTTTACTGATAATTTCATCGTGAACGGAAAATTCTCTCTCAAAGATTTTCCAACAGAATACGAGGGAAAACTCTCGAAAGACGCTGCAAAAAAAATGCTGGCAAAGGAGAAAGAAAAGCTCCGCGAACTTCAGGAACGGTTGTATAGTGATGGCAGCAAATCTATACTGATTGTTTTGCAAGCGATGGATGCAGCCGGAAAAGATTCGCTGATCAAGCATGTTTTTGGTGGCGTAAATCCGCAGGGTTGTACAGTAACCAGTTTCAAAACGCCAAACGATAAAGAATATGCCCATGATTTCCTGTGGAGACATTATATCGCACTGCCCGAAAAAGGAAAAATCGGCATTTTCAACAGAAGCCATTACGAAAGTGTCTTGGTCTGCAAAGTTCATCCCGAATATAATCTGAGTGAAAAAGTCTGGAAATCAGTGGATGATTTTGATAACGAATTCTGGGAAAACCGCTACAGAAGCATTAGAAACTTTGAAAAAACTTTAGCCGAAAACGGAACGACGATTATTAAAATATTTTTGAACGTTTCCCAAAAAGAACAGAAAAAAAGATTCCTCGAACGGATTGACAATCCCACCAAAAACTGGAAATTCGCCGCAGGAGATTTACCCGAACGCGCCCTGTGGAATAATTACATGTCTGCATACGAAGAAGCCATCAACGAAACCTCAAAAGATTATGCGCCATGGTACGTGCTTCCGGCTGACCACAAATGGTTTACAAGAGTGGCTGCCATTCAGATTATTATCGATGCAATGGAAAAAATGAATTTACAATATCCCACCCTTTCAGAAAATCAAACAACCGAGTTAGCAGATGCGAAGAAGCAGATGAAAAGTGAATAG
- a CDS encoding ribokinase, whose protein sequence is MNITSEQPKIIVIGSSSIDLVLNTAHIPQPNETVMAEKSESFFGGKGANQAVATSRLGASVYFIGAVGMDPFGQQIFRNLVDEGVNVSYVVEIEDAPTGTAYVVAAKGINSIVVVPASNYCLQPKHVQEAEKLFTTADLVLIQLEIPMDVVEYTAQLVKKNDKKLGIYASPAKHLSSEVIETASFIVAKSSELSIIFGDEPREQILRKYPNKLFVRDDTNSTTYFNGTEMKYYRNDHDSVSHKMGMGDAFTAGFAVALCHRNNIDDCVKFGNDVSLKVTKNRGSQSGLPYLKDIIEG, encoded by the coding sequence ATGAATATCACTTCCGAGCAACCGAAAATTATTGTAATTGGCAGTTCATCTATCGATTTAGTTTTGAACACCGCACATATTCCACAGCCTAATGAAACGGTTATGGCTGAAAAATCAGAAAGTTTTTTTGGTGGAAAAGGAGCCAATCAGGCAGTCGCAACTTCCAGATTGGGAGCCAGCGTTTATTTTATTGGAGCAGTCGGAATGGATCCATTTGGCCAGCAGATTTTCCGCAATTTAGTGGATGAAGGGGTAAATGTCAGCTATGTTGTCGAAATTGAAGACGCTCCGACAGGAACCGCTTACGTCGTTGCAGCTAAAGGAATTAATTCCATTGTCGTTGTTCCCGCATCGAATTATTGCTTACAGCCAAAACACGTTCAGGAAGCTGAAAAGCTTTTTACTACCGCCGATCTGGTTTTAATTCAGCTTGAAATTCCGATGGACGTTGTAGAGTACACTGCGCAATTGGTGAAGAAAAATGATAAGAAATTGGGGATTTACGCTTCTCCTGCCAAACACCTTTCTTCTGAAGTGATTGAGACCGCCTCTTTCATCGTTGCCAAAAGCAGTGAATTATCAATTATTTTTGGTGATGAGCCTAGAGAACAGATTTTAAGAAAATATCCGAATAAATTATTTGTCCGCGATGATACCAATTCCACAACCTATTTCAATGGTACAGAAATGAAGTATTACCGGAATGATCACGATTCTGTATCTCACAAAATGGGTATGGGCGATGCCTTTACCGCAGGTTTTGCGGTCGCGCTTTGTCACCGGAATAATATCGACGACTGCGTGAAATTCGGAAATGATGTTTCTTTGAAAGTAACCAAAAACAGAGGTTCCCAAAGCGGACTTCCGTACCTGAAAGATATAATTGAAGGATAA
- a CDS encoding valine--tRNA ligase, producing the protein MQISEKYTPQETEQKWYDFWLKHNYFHSEPNEKPPYTIVIPPPNVTGILHMGHMLNNTIQDILIRRARMQGFNACWVPGTDHASIATEAKVVAKLKEEGINKADISREEFLKHAWDWTDKYGGTILEQLKKLGCSCDWERTRFTMEPKLSQQVVKSFVDLYNKGLIYRGYRMVNWDPEAKTNISDEEVIFKEQNGKLFYLKYKIEGTEDFLSVATTRPETIFGDTAVCINPNDERYAHLKGKNVIVPIVNRVIPIIEDDYVDIEFGTGALKITPAHDTNDYEIGKRHQLPMIDSLDDDANLNEHGLHYAGKNRFVVRKEIVKELEQNDLLLKAEDYVNKVGTSERTGAVIEPKVSVQWFLKMSEMAKPALEVVMNDEVKFHPEKFKNTYKHWMENIRDWNISRQLWWGQQIPAYFYGQGENDFVVAETIEDALSLAKEKSQISNLQISDLRQDEDALDTWFSSWLWPMSVFDGLTDPENKDINYYYPTSDLVTGPDIIFFWVARMIMAGIEYRKEVPFKNVYFTGIVRDKQRRKMSKSLGNSPDPIELMEKYGADGVRVGILLSSAAGNDLLFDEDLMLQGRNFATKIWNSNKLIQGWKKEDSIKANEADQQAIAWFGNQMDKTIAEIADQFEKFRISDALHLVYKLIWDDFCSWYLEAIKPNFGEPISTEVYDQTIQYFEELMKLLHPFMPFLSEELWQNISERTVENALVIAQQRKVQSYNSEVIKQFEVSKELISGVRNYRQSKGISPRESVEVFTNAASFDNVNLVKKLANIEQIHFAEKTDKPTFSFLIGGTEVSIPLSENLDLGEEKIKTEEEIKYLKGFMMSVDKKLSNEKFMAGAPQQVVDNELKKKKDAQDKLILLEEKLKTLS; encoded by the coding sequence ATGCAGATTTCAGAGAAATATACGCCCCAGGAAACAGAACAGAAATGGTATGATTTCTGGCTAAAACATAATTATTTTCATTCCGAACCAAACGAAAAACCTCCTTACACGATTGTGATTCCGCCACCCAATGTCACAGGGATTCTTCACATGGGTCACATGCTGAACAATACCATTCAGGATATTTTGATTCGAAGAGCCAGAATGCAGGGGTTTAATGCATGCTGGGTTCCGGGAACTGACCATGCATCGATTGCGACGGAAGCGAAGGTAGTGGCGAAACTGAAAGAAGAAGGAATCAATAAAGCAGATATTTCCCGCGAAGAATTTCTAAAACATGCGTGGGACTGGACTGACAAATATGGCGGAACCATTTTGGAGCAGTTGAAAAAATTAGGTTGTTCCTGTGATTGGGAGCGCACCCGTTTCACGATGGAGCCAAAACTTTCACAGCAGGTGGTGAAGTCGTTTGTCGATTTGTATAATAAAGGATTGATTTACAGAGGATACCGAATGGTAAACTGGGATCCTGAAGCGAAGACCAATATTTCTGATGAAGAGGTTATTTTCAAAGAGCAAAACGGAAAACTGTTTTATTTAAAATATAAAATCGAGGGCACAGAAGATTTCCTTTCTGTTGCGACCACACGTCCGGAAACGATTTTCGGTGATACTGCAGTTTGTATCAATCCTAATGATGAAAGATATGCACATTTAAAAGGGAAGAATGTAATTGTTCCGATCGTAAACCGCGTGATTCCGATTATTGAAGATGATTATGTGGATATCGAATTCGGAACCGGAGCGTTGAAAATTACACCGGCTCATGATACCAATGACTATGAAATCGGAAAGCGTCATCAGTTACCAATGATCGATTCTTTGGATGATGATGCCAATTTGAATGAACATGGTTTGCATTACGCTGGTAAAAACAGATTCGTCGTTCGTAAAGAAATCGTAAAAGAATTAGAGCAAAATGATCTTTTGTTAAAAGCAGAAGATTACGTAAATAAAGTAGGAACATCTGAAAGAACAGGAGCGGTTATCGAACCGAAAGTTTCTGTTCAGTGGTTTTTGAAAATGTCGGAAATGGCAAAACCCGCTTTGGAGGTAGTGATGAATGATGAGGTGAAATTTCACCCGGAAAAATTCAAAAATACCTACAAACACTGGATGGAAAATATCCGCGACTGGAATATTTCAAGACAGCTTTGGTGGGGACAACAGATTCCGGCTTATTTTTATGGTCAGGGTGAAAATGATTTCGTCGTGGCAGAAACCATCGAAGATGCTTTATCTCTTGCCAAAGAAAAGTCTCAAATCTCAAATCTTCAAATATCAGATCTTCGTCAGGATGAAGACGCGCTCGACACCTGGTTCTCTTCCTGGTTGTGGCCAATGTCGGTTTTCGACGGACTTACGGATCCTGAAAATAAAGATATCAATTATTATTATCCAACTTCTGATTTGGTGACCGGTCCGGATATTATCTTTTTCTGGGTCGCCCGGATGATTATGGCGGGAATTGAATATAGAAAAGAGGTTCCCTTTAAAAATGTTTATTTCACTGGAATTGTCCGTGATAAGCAAAGACGCAAAATGTCAAAATCACTCGGGAATTCTCCAGATCCAATTGAGCTGATGGAGAAATACGGAGCAGACGGTGTTCGGGTCGGGATTTTGTTGAGTTCGGCTGCAGGAAACGATTTGCTTTTTGATGAGGATTTAATGTTGCAGGGAAGGAATTTTGCCACCAAAATCTGGAATTCAAATAAATTAATTCAAGGCTGGAAAAAAGAGGATTCGATAAAAGCGAATGAGGCAGATCAACAGGCAATCGCCTGGTTCGGAAATCAAATGGATAAAACCATTGCTGAAATTGCAGATCAATTTGAAAAATTCCGTATTTCTGATGCTTTGCATTTGGTGTATAAATTAATCTGGGACGATTTCTGTTCCTGGTATTTAGAAGCCATTAAACCTAATTTTGGTGAACCGATTTCTACGGAAGTTTATGATCAGACGATTCAGTATTTTGAAGAATTAATGAAATTACTGCACCCGTTCATGCCATTTTTATCCGAAGAATTATGGCAGAATATTTCTGAAAGAACGGTAGAAAATGCGTTGGTAATTGCGCAGCAAAGAAAAGTACAGTCTTATAATTCAGAGGTGATCAAACAGTTTGAAGTTTCGAAAGAATTGATTTCCGGCGTTAGAAATTACCGTCAGAGCAAAGGGATTTCGCCACGTGAAAGTGTTGAAGTTTTCACCAATGCCGCTTCTTTTGACAATGTGAATTTAGTAAAGAAACTGGCGAATATTGAACAAATCCATTTTGCTGAAAAAACAGATAAACCTACTTTCTCATTCTTAATCGGAGGAACAGAAGTTTCAATTCCGTTAAGTGAAAACTTAGATTTAGGAGAAGAGAAAATAAAAACAGAAGAAGAAATCAAATATCTGAAAGGATTCATGATGTCTGTAGATAAAAAATTATCCAACGAAAAATTCATGGCAGGAGCGCCGCAGCAGGTGGTAGATAATGAATTGAAAAAGAAAAAAGATGCGCAGGATAAATTAATCCTCCTCGAAGAAAAACTGAAAACACTATCATGA
- a CDS encoding DUF4241 domain-containing protein, which yields MNHIENIKKLFTRNFIESPLIETFDAGNITLTSGKLVICDPLITSEMPVFTTDFPKGDFSVLVHKEIESSCIAYVEIVFSDSEITDWKLATSEGQNIDDLQEEEIFGFPVESGMGCLMDFETQQNLNLLEQHLFKRKGDDFMGIYEEFFHEHFFQEEGAVNQYAFLKPNEKKPGNLFAFETGYGEGFYASYIGFDRNNNPVKVVSEFVEIN from the coding sequence ATGAACCACATCGAAAATATCAAAAAACTTTTCACCAGAAATTTTATAGAAAGTCCTTTGATTGAGACTTTCGACGCAGGAAATATTACGCTTACAAGTGGGAAGCTGGTGATTTGCGATCCTTTGATTACCAGCGAAATGCCGGTTTTTACCACGGATTTTCCTAAAGGGGATTTTTCGGTTTTGGTTCATAAAGAGATCGAAAGCAGTTGCATCGCTTATGTAGAAATCGTTTTCAGTGATTCAGAAATTACAGATTGGAAGCTCGCAACTTCTGAAGGTCAGAATATAGATGATTTACAGGAAGAAGAAATCTTTGGTTTTCCCGTAGAAAGTGGGATGGGATGTTTAATGGATTTCGAAACCCAGCAAAATCTGAATCTTCTGGAACAGCATTTGTTCAAAAGAAAAGGAGACGATTTTATGGGGATTTATGAAGAGTTTTTTCATGAGCATTTTTTTCAGGAAGAAGGCGCTGTCAATCAGTACGCTTTTCTAAAGCCAAACGAAAAAAAACCGGGAAATCTGTTCGCTTTTGAAACGGGTTATGGTGAAGGTTTTTATGCAAGTTATATAGGATTTGACCGAAATAACAATCCTGTAAAAGTCGTTTCTGAATTTGTAGAAATTAATTAG
- a CDS encoding mechanosensitive ion channel family protein, whose protein sequence is MNYYEIIMSVLDRWYTSFAQATPKLAVGILVFLLFLALSTYLSKISVRIFQKFFPKNNNSSIVTLIKVFKFLIILSGAFISFEIMGLGGFILKFIGSLGVAGVVAGVALKDLVSSMFSGALVGIDKSFADGDYVSIKDVTGVVEKIGFLTTKIITDDGKKVFVPNQLIFSAPFTNYSSSGQRKVFLELQVAGSQDLEKTREIILDQIKSFDFTDHIEESQVIILKQSLGIFYFHARFFMKSGENIMKIKSNALRILKNKLEEDGIKLSNAD, encoded by the coding sequence ATGAATTATTATGAAATCATTATGTCTGTGCTCGATCGCTGGTACACAAGCTTTGCACAGGCGACCCCTAAACTTGCGGTCGGAATTTTAGTATTCCTGCTCTTTTTAGCGCTGAGCACCTACCTGAGCAAGATATCGGTAAGGATTTTTCAGAAGTTCTTCCCAAAAAACAACAACAGTTCAATTGTTACTTTAATTAAAGTCTTTAAATTTTTAATTATTCTTTCGGGTGCATTTATCTCTTTTGAAATAATGGGATTGGGCGGATTTATTCTAAAATTCATCGGGAGTTTGGGAGTTGCGGGTGTTGTGGCCGGTGTTGCTTTGAAAGATTTAGTATCCTCCATGTTTTCCGGAGCGCTGGTCGGGATCGATAAATCTTTTGCCGATGGCGACTATGTTTCCATTAAAGACGTAACCGGTGTGGTAGAAAAAATCGGATTTTTGACTACGAAGATTATTACAGACGATGGGAAAAAAGTCTTCGTGCCTAACCAATTAATTTTCAGTGCACCCTTTACCAATTATTCATCTTCCGGACAGCGAAAAGTTTTTCTGGAATTGCAGGTGGCCGGCAGTCAGGACTTAGAAAAAACAAGAGAGATTATTCTAGATCAAATCAAAAGTTTTGATTTCACAGACCATATTGAAGAATCGCAGGTTATCATCTTAAAACAGTCCTTGGGTATTTTCTATTTTCATGCCCGATTTTTCATGAAAAGTGGCGAAAACATTATGAAAATAAAGAGTAACGCATTACGGATACTGAAAAACAAACTGGAAGAAGACGGCATCAAACTTTCAAATGCAGATTGA
- a CDS encoding RNA polymerase sigma factor, producing the protein MTYDFDQLYKEFSARIYKLCLSYSGEKLFADDLHQETWISVWNSLPKFRNESKISTWIYRIAINTCLVGIKKQKNKAENSEVILSKLVHEETYDNSTEISRLYECISKLKESERIIITLVLEEKPYEEIAEITGITENNLRVKIHRIKKELQETYMNYGRI; encoded by the coding sequence ATGACTTACGATTTTGATCAACTTTATAAAGAGTTTTCTGCCAGAATATACAAATTATGTTTGAGTTACTCGGGTGAAAAATTATTTGCGGACGATCTTCACCAGGAAACGTGGATTTCAGTTTGGAACAGTTTGCCCAAATTCCGGAACGAAAGCAAAATTAGCACTTGGATTTACAGAATCGCCATCAACACTTGCTTGGTTGGAATTAAAAAGCAAAAAAACAAAGCGGAGAATTCTGAAGTGATTTTATCAAAACTCGTTCATGAAGAAACTTATGACAACTCTACGGAAATCAGCCGATTGTATGAATGCATCAGCAAATTAAAAGAAAGTGAGAGAATTATTATCACTTTGGTTTTGGAAGAAAAGCCTTACGAAGAAATCGCAGAAATCACCGGAATTACCGAGAATAATCTGCGTGTGAAAATTCACAGAATAAAAAAAGAACTTCAGGAAACATATATGAATTATGGAAGAATTTAA
- a CDS encoding alpha/beta hydrolase family protein, with protein sequence MKELTLNTLDEIHLSVKIFEPESSNGKLLLINSATGVKQQIYFSFAKYLAENGFVVITYDYRGIGESKPEKMSGFKASMRIWGTLDFKAVTDFIQKEYPDYTKFCLGHSVGALILGMNEYSINFKKFIFVGTQDAYIGNLNFSVAVTALLGFGIALPVMTHFFGYFPAHRFGLGESLPKGVAFDWQTLILNKKSTSRLYEKIKENHALELKQETFIIHAEDDTWVTQKGMKNLLKNVYPNLKTTFREVKVYESEKGEIGHINFFRSFNKSLWKIALDEL encoded by the coding sequence ATGAAAGAACTTACTTTAAATACTCTGGATGAAATCCACCTTTCCGTAAAGATTTTCGAACCGGAATCTTCAAACGGAAAATTATTGCTCATTAATTCTGCAACTGGAGTGAAACAGCAGATTTATTTTTCCTTTGCAAAATATTTGGCAGAAAACGGATTTGTCGTCATCACCTACGATTATCGGGGAATCGGCGAGTCTAAACCAGAGAAAATGAGCGGTTTCAAAGCCTCAATGAGAATATGGGGAACTTTAGATTTTAAAGCGGTTACTGATTTTATTCAAAAGGAATATCCGGATTATACCAAGTTTTGTTTAGGCCATTCCGTTGGTGCTTTAATTCTTGGGATGAACGAGTATTCGATTAATTTCAAGAAGTTTATTTTTGTAGGAACGCAGGACGCTTATATTGGAAATTTAAATTTCAGCGTTGCGGTTACCGCTTTGCTGGGCTTCGGAATCGCACTTCCGGTGATGACTCATTTTTTTGGATATTTCCCGGCACACCGCTTCGGTTTGGGAGAATCTTTACCCAAAGGAGTTGCTTTCGACTGGCAAACTTTAATTTTAAATAAAAAATCCACAAGTAGACTTTATGAAAAAATTAAAGAAAATCATGCTCTGGAATTAAAACAGGAAACCTTTATTATCCACGCCGAAGATGACACTTGGGTGACTCAAAAAGGAATGAAAAATCTGCTGAAGAATGTTTATCCAAATTTAAAAACAACATTCAGAGAAGTTAAAGTTTACGAGTCTGAAAAAGGCGAAATCGGACACATCAATTTTTTCAGAAGTTTCAATAAAAGCCTTTGGAAGATTGCATTAGATGAACTTTGA
- a CDS encoding Dps family protein → MNNSKIIGLDETDCKKISEKLNVLLADYSVFYQNTRGAHWNIKGDKFFTLHPKFEELYNNLVLKIDEIAERILTLGSTPNHNYSDYLTLSTIKESKEVSDADKAVENILASFKTVIDLQRELLDLTEKAGDEGTNSQMSDYITEQEKEVWMYNSYLGK, encoded by the coding sequence ATGAACAATTCAAAAATTATCGGTTTAGACGAAACCGACTGTAAAAAAATTTCAGAAAAATTAAATGTTCTTTTAGCCGATTATTCTGTTTTTTATCAAAATACGAGGGGCGCACACTGGAATATTAAAGGAGATAAGTTTTTTACCCTTCATCCCAAATTTGAAGAACTCTACAATAATCTGGTTTTAAAAATAGATGAAATCGCAGAAAGAATTCTTACGCTGGGATCTACACCCAACCATAATTATTCGGATTATTTAACGCTTTCTACGATTAAAGAAAGTAAAGAAGTTTCCGATGCTGATAAAGCAGTAGAAAACATTTTAGCCTCCTTTAAAACTGTTATTGATTTGCAAAGGGAACTCTTAGATCTTACTGAAAAAGCGGGTGATGAAGGAACCAATTCCCAGATGAGTGATTATATTACGGAGCAGGAAAAAGAAGTGTGGATGTACAACTCCTATCTCGGAAAATAA
- a CDS encoding DUF1573 domain-containing protein has translation MKKIFAGVFLAVTFALASAQTISFDKTVYEYGNVPVGADGHRVFIIKNTGDKPLIISRTQASCGCTTPEVTKDPIMPGKTAELKVGYDTKIVGPFTKIIEVYSNDAENSRSVITIKGNVGEASATIAPQTAIKAEAKLMSAPQTMKVVPAAKKATARKLQAL, from the coding sequence ATGAAAAAAATCTTCGCAGGCGTATTTTTAGCCGTAACTTTTGCATTGGCATCAGCACAAACTATTTCTTTTGACAAAACAGTTTACGAATATGGGAATGTTCCAGTTGGCGCTGACGGCCACAGAGTTTTCATCATTAAAAACACAGGAGACAAACCTCTTATTATTTCGAGAACGCAGGCATCTTGTGGCTGTACAACTCCTGAGGTCACAAAAGACCCAATCATGCCGGGAAAAACCGCTGAATTAAAAGTAGGTTACGACACCAAAATCGTAGGACCTTTCACAAAAATCATTGAAGTATATTCCAATGATGCTGAAAACAGCAGATCTGTAATCACCATTAAAGGAAATGTAGGTGAGGCATCAGCTACGATTGCTCCGCAAACAGCGATTAAAGCAGAAGCTAAATTGATGAGTGCTCCACAAACGATGAAAGTTGTTCCTGCAGCCAAAAAAGCAACGGCCAGAAAATTACAGGCACTGTAA